From a single Entelurus aequoreus isolate RoL-2023_Sb linkage group LG12, RoL_Eaeq_v1.1, whole genome shotgun sequence genomic region:
- the pthlha gene encoding parathyroid hormone-like hormone a, producing the protein MLCSSGVLHRFFLALVLLCSPVPHDGRPVDGLSSRMRRSVTHAQLMHDKGRTLQDFKRRMWLQELLDEVHTAAIRDLPPRTPFGGVGLPGSDPSTPGGTPHSKPPGGSKNLPAGLGLEEELGANLPQETYKDGGLKAPGKRKKKGRLGKRREGEKRKRRARSLTWPEDEAGSGLQLAWRSILLQL; encoded by the exons ATGTTGTGCTCCAGCGGGGTTCTCCACAGGTTCTTCCTGGCTCTCGTCCTGCTCTGCTCGCCGGTGCCGCACGATGGCCGACCCGTGGATGGCCTCAGCAGCAGAAT GCGGCGCTCGGTGACACACGCTCAGCTCATGCACGACAAAGGCCGCACGCTGCAGGACTTCAAGCGTCGCATGTGGCTGCAGGAACTTTTGGACGAGGTCCACACGGCCGCGATACGAGACCTCCCACCCAGGACCCCCTTCGGCGGAGTCGGGCTCCCGGGGTCGGACCCGAGCACCCCTGGCGGCACGCCGCACTCCAAACCCCCCGGAGGTAGCAAGAACCTGCCCGCGGGTTTGGGCCTGGAGGAAGAGTTGGGCGCCAACCTGCCGCAGGAGACGTACAAAGATGGCGGCCTCAAGGCGCCCGGCAAGAGGAAGAAGAAAGGAAGGTTAGGGAAGAGGCGGGAAGGAGAGAAGAGGAAGCGCAGGGCGCGCTCGTTAACATGGCCTGAGGATGAAGCAGGAAGTGGTCTCCAGCTGGCGTGGCGGTCTATCCTCCTGCAGCTTTGA
- the lg12h11orf98 gene encoding uncharacterized protein C11orf98 homolog, with protein sequence MSPPGGKINRPKTELGKKLFKRRRVLGREKKKKHQIVGAVLDEGLTTIHHLRKRNTSPRANITLSGKKKRKLLKQLQRLQKDKARMEVQPAISPPKKKNTSCDPAQKKTKGVQDADMADVE encoded by the exons ATGTCTCCACCAGGAGGGAAGATAAACAGACCCAAAACA GAACTGGGCAAGAAACTTTTCAAGCGGCGACGAGTTCTGGGgcgagagaagaagaagaaacatcAGATCGTTGGCGCCGTGCTGGACGAAGGCCTCACCACCATCCATCACCTGAGGAAGAGGAA TACTAGTCCAAGAGCCAACATCACTTTGTCTGGAAAGAAGAAACGAAAGCTGCTCAAACAGCTGCAGCGCCTCCAAAAGGACAAGGCCAGAATGGAAG TGCAACCTGCAATTTCTCCACCAAAGAAGAAGAACACGTCATGTGATCCAGCCCAGAAGAAGACAAAAGGCGTTCAGGATGCTGACATGGCTGATGTAGAATAA
- the mansc1 gene encoding MANSC domain-containing protein 1, which yields MTLTLHAPLVRTLGLFVVVVVVLRAEPDTCFSRQHQNAIVNVRLAFNATGTAMDARVVHSEQDCVLACCSQQVKPGAKCNMAVFNGNKTGGEDNCFLFHCPTEQACPLMAQSGVRTYDIYKGMIHPATIRPVSMTTSTTTAPPPPTTTTTTTTTHSSTTPPTPKATATPTFPSAVPTTTLAIKATPTKRPNKMSKKQNKTTRKGKGHAVMVHSTTMSEEVLATTLTPPTTSTALPTTVSATSLAPPTTSLAPPTLSSTTMAATTPPSTTMAPPTSTLAPSTTTTLILAPPMTRSTTTVAAPTTTSTTSPPITMALTTKAPPTPTPPLPGRTVAPPTTSSTMSAYAGRTSQNVVIVPHIDVPTLQNMGNTRGKAPTAAQGALRIGVVAFMVIAIAVVSLALAVGGRKAMESFDRRHYTRLELNDLHYDV from the exons ATGACTCTGACGCTGCATGCTCCCCTTGTGAGGACACTTGGCCTGTTCGTGGTCGTGGTTGTGGTTCTGCGGGCGGAACCAGACACGTGTTTCTCCAGACAGCACCAGAACGCCATTGTCAATGTCCGATTGGCCTTCAACGCGACTGGTACCGCCATGGATGCTCGCGTGGTCCACTCGGAGCAGGACTGTGTTCTGGCCTGCTGCTCTCAACAGGTCAAGCCAG gTGCCAAGTGCAACATGGCCGTCTTCAACGGCAACAAGACCGGCGGTGAAGACAACTGCTTCCTGTTCCATTGTCCCACCGAGCAGGCCTGTCCTCTGATGGCTCAGTCAGGTGTTCGCACCTACGACATCTACAAAG GCATGATTCATCCAGCCACCATCAGgcctgtttccatgacaaccagcACCACCACTGCTCCACCGCCtcctaccaccaccaccaccaccacaacaaCACACTCTTCCACCACGCCACCTACCCCCAAAGCCACTGCCACGCCCACTTTTCCATCTGCCGTGCCAACCACGACACTGGCAATAAAGGCCACGCCCACAAAAAGACCAAACAAGATGAGCAAGAAGCAAAATAAAACAACCAGAAAAGGAAAAGGTCATGCTGTGATGGTGCACTCCACAACGATGTCCGAGGAGGTGCTCGCTACTACTTTGACTCCTCCTACTACTTCTACTGCTCTTCCTACCACTGTTTCTGCCACCAGCTTGGCTCCTCCTACCACTTCTTTGGCTCCTCCTACTTTAAGTTCTACAACCATGGCTGCTACAACTCCACCTTCTACAACCATGGCTCCTCCCACCTCGACTCTTGCTCCTTCCACCACTACCACTTTGATCTTGGCTCCTCCCATGACCAGGTCTACTACAACTGTGGCTGCTCCCACTACTACATCAACCACAAGTCCTCCCATCACAATGGCTTTGACTACAAAGGCCCCTCCCACACCTACTCCTCCCCTTCCCGGCAGGACTGTGGCTCCGCCCACGACATCGAGCACGATGTCAGCGTATGCTGGCAGAACGAGTCAGAACGTGGTCATCGTACCCCACATTGACGTCCCCACCCTCCAGAACATGGGCAACACTCGGGGGAAAGCGCCAACAGCGGCACAAGGGGCGCTAAGAATCGGCGTGGTGGCGTTTATGGTCATAGCCATCGCCGTGGTATCTTTGGCGCTAGCAGTTGGTGGCCGTAAGGCGATGGAGTCGTTCGACAGACGCCATTACACCAGACTGGAGCTCAACGACTTGCACTACGACGTGTAA